One Streptomyces coeruleorubidus DNA segment encodes these proteins:
- a CDS encoding sugar phosphate isomerase/epimerase family protein gives MSSDARACGNRATPAESAPSLRFGYGTNGLADLRLEDALSLLADLGYDGVGLTLDHMHLDPLAPDLAARTRRVAHRLDALGLGVTVETGARYVLDPRRKHGPSLLDPDPADRARRVDLLLRAVQVGADLGAHAVHCFSGTLPEGTDTDTAWKRLAETLVPVLDAAASAGVPLAVEPEPGHLLTTLADFHHLRRILGDPEPLGLTLDIGHCQCLEPLSPADCVRAAAPWLRHVQIEDMRRGVHEHLPFGDGEIDFPPVLAALAATGYQGLTVVELPRHSHAGPHHAAHSLPFLRHAEQTAATVSPPPAPALQQAAPPHGAPSTTPEGSSTP, from the coding sequence ATGAGCTCCGATGCCCGAGCCTGCGGCAACCGAGCCACGCCGGCGGAGTCGGCCCCCTCCCTCCGCTTCGGCTACGGCACCAACGGTCTCGCCGACCTCCGGCTGGAGGACGCGCTCTCCCTTCTCGCCGACCTCGGATACGACGGCGTCGGACTGACCCTCGACCACATGCACCTCGACCCGCTCGCCCCCGACCTGGCCGCCCGCACCCGCCGTGTCGCGCACCGGCTGGACGCGCTCGGACTGGGTGTCACCGTGGAGACGGGCGCCCGCTATGTGCTCGACCCGCGCCGCAAACACGGCCCGTCCCTGCTGGACCCGGACCCCGCTGACCGGGCCCGCCGTGTCGACCTCCTCCTCCGGGCCGTACAGGTCGGGGCCGACCTCGGCGCCCACGCCGTCCACTGCTTCAGCGGGACCCTCCCGGAGGGCACCGACACGGACACCGCGTGGAAGCGCCTCGCCGAGACCCTCGTGCCCGTCCTGGACGCCGCCGCGTCCGCCGGTGTTCCGCTCGCCGTCGAGCCCGAACCGGGTCACCTCCTCACCACCCTGGCCGACTTCCATCACCTCCGCCGCATCCTCGGCGACCCCGAACCTCTCGGCCTCACCCTCGACATCGGCCACTGTCAGTGCCTCGAACCCCTCTCTCCCGCCGACTGCGTGCGCGCCGCCGCTCCCTGGCTGCGTCACGTCCAGATCGAGGACATGCGGCGTGGTGTCCACGAGCACCTCCCCTTCGGGGACGGGGAGATCGACTTCCCGCCGGTCCTGGCGGCCCTCGCCGCCACCGGCTACCAGGGCCTGACCGTCGTCGAACTGCCTCGCCACTCCCACGCCGGCCCCCACCACGCCGCACACTCCCTCCCGTTCCTCCGCCACGCCGAGCAGACCGCGGCCACCGTCTCGCCGCCCCCTGCTCCGGCCCTCCAGCAGGCCGCGCCACCCCACGGCGCTCCCTCCACCACCCCTGAAGGGAGCAGCACCCCATGA
- a CDS encoding EboA domain-containing protein, whose translation MTHPGTTPEERTDGPQDAQAQGNTAAPEAQAPEPAAARDAQALEPAAARNAQNPKSAAARDAQAPEDATPLATAATHSTHSTQPTQPTLDTVLASSPADLRRHLTTHLDPAARAWLEHALDEAAAHPGIHGPISAWELRLAEAGRRCGAAYADAARVLILDAARAGTDALTRVYFQGTADERRAVLHALPHLVSGPGALPLVEDALRTNDTRLLTAAVGPYAARYLAPHDWRHAVLKCLFTGVPVDHVADLPRRADGDGELARMLGDYAAERTAAGRTVPEDLYRVLDLTESVTPAPDTDHPHGKES comes from the coding sequence ATGACCCACCCCGGCACCACACCAGAGGAGAGAACCGACGGTCCCCAGGACGCCCAAGCCCAAGGGAACACCGCCGCACCGGAGGCCCAGGCCCCTGAGCCCGCCGCCGCACGGGACGCTCAGGCCCTTGAGCCCGCCGCCGCACGGAACGCCCAGAACCCCAAGTCAGCCGCCGCACGGGACGCCCAAGCTCCCGAGGACGCCACCCCCCTGGCCACCGCGGCCACCCACAGCACTCACAGCACCCAGCCAACCCAGCCCACCCTCGACACCGTCCTCGCCTCCTCGCCGGCCGACCTCCGCCGCCACCTCACCACCCACCTCGATCCCGCCGCCCGCGCCTGGCTGGAGCACGCCCTCGACGAGGCAGCCGCCCACCCCGGCATCCACGGGCCCATCTCCGCGTGGGAACTGCGCCTCGCCGAGGCCGGCCGTCGCTGCGGTGCCGCGTACGCCGACGCCGCACGCGTCCTCATCCTCGACGCGGCACGTGCCGGGACCGACGCCCTGACCCGGGTGTACTTCCAGGGCACCGCCGACGAGCGCCGTGCCGTCCTGCACGCCCTGCCCCATCTCGTGTCCGGCCCCGGCGCCCTCCCGCTCGTCGAGGACGCCCTGCGCACCAACGACACCCGGCTCCTCACCGCCGCCGTCGGCCCGTACGCCGCCCGGTACCTAGCCCCCCACGACTGGCGCCACGCCGTACTGAAGTGCCTGTTCACCGGCGTCCCCGTCGACCACGTGGCGGACCTGCCCCGGCGTGCCGACGGCGACGGCGAACTCGCCCGCATGCTGGGCGACTACGCCGCCGAGCGCACCGCAGCCGGCCGCACCGTCCCCGAGGACCTGTACCGCGTCCTGGACCTGACCGAGTCCGTGACCCCGGCCCCCGACACGGACCACCCCCACGGCAAGGAGTCCTGA
- a CDS encoding TatD family hydrolase: protein MRIFDPHIHMTSRTTDDYEAMYAAGVRAVVEPSFWLGQPRTSPASFLDYFDSLLGWEPFRAAQYGIAHHCTLALNPKEANDPRCVPVLDALPRYLVKDNVVAVGEIGYDSMTPAEDTALAAQLQLAADHGLPALVHTPHRDKLAGLRRTLDVVRESALPPERVLVDHLNETTVKEVKDSGCWLGFSVYPDTKMDEERMIAILRAYGTEQVLVNSAADWGKSDPLKTRKVGDLMLAEGFGEDDVDQVLWRNPVAFYGLSGRLNLDVTGTEATHEGNSILRGVPKDPHRPDLGPGDGDEPARVPAAGA, encoded by the coding sequence ATGCGCATCTTCGACCCCCACATCCACATGACGTCCCGGACCACGGACGACTACGAGGCCATGTACGCCGCCGGAGTCCGCGCCGTCGTCGAGCCCTCCTTCTGGCTCGGCCAGCCCCGCACCTCGCCCGCCTCCTTCCTCGACTACTTCGACTCCCTCCTCGGCTGGGAGCCGTTCCGCGCCGCCCAGTACGGCATCGCCCACCACTGCACGCTGGCGCTCAACCCCAAGGAGGCGAACGACCCGCGCTGTGTGCCCGTCCTCGACGCGCTGCCCCGGTATCTCGTCAAGGACAACGTCGTGGCCGTCGGCGAGATCGGCTACGACTCCATGACCCCCGCCGAGGACACCGCCCTCGCCGCCCAGCTCCAGCTCGCCGCCGACCACGGCCTGCCCGCCCTCGTGCACACCCCGCACCGCGACAAGCTCGCCGGTCTGCGCCGCACCCTCGACGTCGTCCGGGAGTCCGCACTGCCCCCGGAACGCGTCCTGGTCGACCACCTCAACGAGACCACCGTCAAGGAGGTGAAGGACAGCGGCTGCTGGCTGGGCTTCTCCGTCTATCCGGACACCAAGATGGACGAGGAGCGGATGATCGCGATCCTGCGCGCCTACGGCACCGAGCAGGTCCTGGTCAACTCCGCCGCCGACTGGGGGAAGAGCGACCCCCTCAAGACCCGTAAGGTCGGCGACCTGATGCTGGCCGAGGGCTTCGGCGAGGACGACGTCGACCAGGTGCTGTGGCGCAACCCCGTCGCCTTCTACGGGCTCAGCGGCCGCCTGAACCTCGACGTCACCGGCACGGAGGCCACCCACGAGGGCAACTCCATCCTCCGCGGCGTCCCGAAGGACCCGCACCGGCCGGACCTCGGCCCGGGAGACGGCGACGAGCCGGCCCGCGTCCCCGCCGCGGGGGCGTGA
- the eboE gene encoding metabolite traffic protein EboE: MRFRHPDGSTVHLSYCTNVHPAETLDGVLAQLRDHCEPVRRRLGRDRLGIGLWLAKDAAHALDTDPSALRGLRAELDRRGLEVVTLNGFPYEGFGAEEVKYRVYKPDWADPERLDHTTALARVLAGLLPDDIGDGTISTLPLAWRTAYDDDRAQTARTALRTLAERLDAIEELTGRSIRVGLEPEPGCVVETTRDAIAPLTAIAHDRIGICVDTCHLATSFEDPHTALDALTEARVPVVKSQLSAALHAEHPHLPEVREALAAFAEPRFLHQTRTATAAGLRATDDLDEAIAGHALPDGAPWRAHFHVPLHAAPVAPLTSTLPVLKTALTRLVGGQAPLTRHLEVETYTWQALPPELRPRGRSQLAEGIAAELALARDLLTDLGLKELP, from the coding sequence ATGCGCTTCCGCCACCCCGACGGCTCCACCGTCCACCTCTCCTACTGCACCAACGTCCACCCCGCCGAAACCCTCGACGGCGTCCTCGCGCAGCTCCGCGACCACTGCGAACCCGTCCGCCGCCGCCTGGGTCGCGACCGGCTCGGCATCGGGCTGTGGCTCGCCAAGGACGCCGCCCACGCCCTCGACACCGACCCGTCCGCACTGCGCGGCCTGCGCGCCGAGCTCGACCGACGCGGCCTCGAGGTCGTCACCCTCAACGGCTTCCCGTACGAGGGCTTCGGCGCCGAAGAGGTCAAATACCGCGTCTACAAGCCGGACTGGGCCGACCCGGAACGCCTCGACCACACCACCGCCCTGGCCCGCGTCCTCGCCGGACTCCTCCCCGACGACATCGGCGACGGCACCATCTCCACCCTGCCCCTCGCCTGGCGCACCGCGTACGACGACGACCGCGCGCAGACCGCCCGCACCGCCCTGCGCACCCTCGCCGAACGCCTCGACGCCATCGAGGAGCTGACCGGCCGCTCCATCCGCGTCGGGCTGGAACCGGAACCCGGCTGCGTCGTCGAGACCACCCGCGACGCCATCGCCCCGCTCACCGCGATCGCCCACGACCGCATCGGCATCTGTGTCGACACCTGCCACCTCGCCACCTCCTTCGAAGACCCGCACACCGCCCTGGACGCCCTCACCGAGGCCCGCGTCCCCGTCGTCAAATCCCAGCTCTCCGCCGCCCTGCACGCCGAACACCCCCATCTGCCCGAGGTCCGCGAGGCCCTCGCCGCTTTCGCCGAACCCCGCTTCCTGCACCAGACCCGTACGGCCACCGCCGCCGGCCTGCGCGCCACCGACGACCTCGACGAGGCCATCGCGGGCCACGCCCTGCCCGACGGCGCACCCTGGCGCGCCCACTTCCACGTCCCCCTGCACGCGGCCCCCGTCGCACCCCTCACCTCCACACTCCCGGTCCTGAAGACGGCGCTCACCCGGCTCGTCGGCGGTCAGGCCCCGCTCACCCGCCACCTGGAGGTCGAGACCTACACCTGGCAGGCCCTCCCGCCCGAGCTGCGCCCCCGCGGCCGCAGCCAGCTCGCCGAGGGCATCGCCGCCGAACTCGCCCTCGCCCGCGACCTGTTGACGGATCTCGGGCTGAAGGAGCTGCCGTGA